CGCGACCGTCGAACCGGTCGCGATCAACACGACGGGCACCACGATGGGCAGCAACGCCAGCACCAGGGACGGTCGGTTGCCGGATGCATTTTCGCCCAATGCTTGTTCCGCATCCTGGCTTTCGGTCGTCGCCGTTTCCGGCAAAGGGATTTCTACGAAGCGATTGATGGTTCTTGCCGCCGCCAGTGAAAGCACGCTGGTCACACTGCCGATGCCCAGTCCGGCAAGCAGCATTGTGCCGACATCCACACCGATGATCTCCGCCACCTGAAGTGGCCCCGGGGTCGGGGGGACCAGCGAGTGGGCGATCGAACCGCCGGCCAGAATCGCCAGCAAGAACAAAACGTAGTCTTTGCCGACCTTTCGTCGCAGCGACTGGGCCAGCGGCACCATCAAGTAGAACACCGTGTCAAAAAAGACCGGCACTCCAAGCACGAACGAGCTTGCGGCCATTGCCTCCGGTGCACGCTTTGGTCCGGTCAAACGCAACATCGCATCGACGATCACCGAAGCTGCGCCCGAGGCCATCAACAGACTGCCGATCACGCCGGCCAGCGCGATCAACACGCCGACTTTACCCGCAGTTTCGCCGAACGCGTGAACCAAGCGGTCGGCGGCCGATGATTGCACAAAAGCGTCGGCCTGCTGCGACGTCATCTTGCCTTTGGCGACTTCGTTCGCCGCGTAATCCTGCAACGCGGCGGGCAACGTCAACAGCCCGACCAACCAGCCGGCCAACAGCAGCGTTAAAAAAGCATGCAGTCGAAAAAACAGAATCGCGGTCAACACCGCGACGACCGCGATCGCCACCAACCACCAAACGTGCATAAACCAATCGATCAAACGTTGAAGGACGAACCGGAAACGATGGGCCCACGCCAATCGCCTTGGTCGGCCGTTCGGCTAGCGGGCCGCGTGCGAATCCGCCCGACGTGACGAACTGCCGCGATCGGCTACGGTATCACAGCCAAGGGCAGCCCGGGGCACCGTAGCATCGACTTCGTGGGGCCGCTTCACGCCATGACGTGTCGGCAAAAGCACCACGCAGACTGTCAGATGGTTGTGGGACGCGGTGGCGCACTAGCGGCGAACATTGCGGGCTCGTACATTGGCCCTGCGTCGCCGAACGGAGCGTGTTTTCCGCGAAAAACGCGGGAAAATAAAACATCTTTCGGAGTGAAAAATCGCTTCGAAACAGGGTTCCCTCAAAGATCATCCGGCGATGCCGTTGCCGCGACCGTTGTTTTAGCGGTCGCATCGGATGAATACAGTCTTTCAACCAAACAGCAAGAACGTGTCAGACGCAGCGGTCAGCGAAGTAAGCTTTTTCGAGAAACACGAGTTTGCGATCCGCCGGATCCATTCTCTGTTGGGATTGGTACCTCTGGGCGCGTACATGTGCGTCCACTTGACGACCAACGCCAGCCTGCTGAACGGCGTGGCAACGTTCCAACGGGCCGTGTTTTTGATTCACAGCCTGGGATCCGTGTTGCCGCTGGTGGAATGGGGATTCATTTTCTTGCCCCTGCTGTTCCACGCGATCCTTGGCGTTTGGATCATCTACACCGGCAAGACCAACAGCAGCCAATACCGGTTCACCGCCAACAAGCGTTACACGTGGCAACGCTGGACCGGGATGATCGCGTTCGTGTTCCTGATGGTTCACGTTCTGCACCTCCACGGCTGGTTCCACGCCGAACCGTGGTTGGCGTTGATGCAGCCGCTGGGGTTGGCCGGATTCAAACCGTACAACGCCGCCAGCACGTTGATCATGCAGATGGACGGGTTCATCTGGCCGACTTTCTACCTGCTGGGGGTCTTGGCCACGATCTACCACTTGGCCAACGGAATCTGGACGGCCGGAATCACCTGGGGCCTGTGGATTTCGCCTCAAGCCCAAGAACGTGCCACGAAACTATGTGTGGCCTTCGGACTGGTTTTGACGGTTCTTGGTACGGGTGCCTGGTGGGCCGCCGTTTCACCGTCGGTTGAAGAAGCCAAGGAAGCCCGCGTGATCGAAGACGAGATGTACGAGGCGAACTTGAAGGGCGGTCTGGTTTACGAAAACGACGAGAAACGCATTCCCGCCGACAAGGTCTTGGGCGAACCCCACGACGCGGCCTCGGACGACGAATCGGAAGATTCCGCCGACGCCCAAGCCATGTTGCTGCCCTGATTTTGAAACGCAGCCCCCGGCGTGCCCCGCCGAGGAAAAAGCATTCACCACCCGATTTTGATTTATTGACCAAGCAAGCGAGCCGTATTCATGGCAGAGAAACGAGTTGCCGTCGTCGGTGGCGGACTGGCCGGGTTGGCCAGCGTGATGAAATTGACCGAACTGGGTGTCAAAGTCGATTTGTTCAGCCTGACGCCGGTCAAGCGTTCCCACAGCGTGTGTGCCCAGGGCGGCATCAACAGCTGTAACGATCAGACGCGTCAGTTGGGCGACAGCGAGTGGAAACACTTCGACGATACGGTGTACGGCGGTGACTTTTTGAACCACCAGCCGCCCGTCAAAGAAATGGCAATGTGGGCGCCCAAGGTCATCGATCTGATGGACCGCTTGGGGGTTCCGTTCAACCGCACCGGCGAAGGCTTCATTGATCGGCGTCGATTCGGCGGAACGCTTTACAAACGCACCGCTTTCGCCGGCGCGACCACCGGCCAGCAACTGCTGTACGCCCTGGACGAACAGGTCCGGCGTCAGGAAGCCGAGGGCATGGTGCGGAAGTACGAGTTCTGGGATTTCCTGCGTCCGATTTTGGACGAACAAGGCAATTGCCGTGGGATCGTCGCCCAAGACATGGTGTCGATGGAAATCCGCAGCTTCCCCGCCGACGCGGCGGTGATGGCAACCGGCGGTTGCGGACTGGTTTATGGCCGCAGCACGATGAGCGTTTTCTGCAACGGCAGTGCCGCCAGCCGCTGTTTCCAAGCAGGTGCGAAATACGCCAATGGCGAATTCATTCAGGTCCACCCGACGGCGATCCCCGGTGCCGACAAGCTGCGTTTGATGAGCGAATCGGCCCGCGGCGAAGGCGGCCGCGTGTGGGTGCCGCGAAAAGCCCAAGACCCGCGTGCCCCGCAAGAAATCCCTGATTCGGATCGATATTACTTCCTGGAAGAGCGTTATCCGGAATATGGCAACTTGGTGCCACGTGACATCGCGACGCGTGAAATCTTTGACATCTGCGTCAACGAAGGACTCAGCGTCGAAGACGATCGGATGTGCGTCTACTTGGATTTGACCCACATTCCGGCCGCGGAATTGGATCGCAAGCTGGGCGGTATTCTGGAAATCTACGAAAAATTCCAGGGCGTCGACCCGCGGGTCGAACCCATGAAGATTTTCCCTGCTGTTCACTACAGCATGGGCGGATTGTGGGCCGATTACGTCAAGAGCAGCGATGGCGGTCTGGAACCGGGCGCCCCGGAAAACCACATGACCAACATTCCCGGTTTGTATGCGATCGGCGAATGCGATTACCACTATCACGGTGGAAATCGTCTGGGTGCCAATTCGTTACTTTCGTGCATCTTTACCGGTTTGTTTACTGGGCCGTCGATCGTCAACTACATCGATTCGCAGCCGCACGACGCGGTCTCCCAAGAACTGTTGGATTCTGCACGTCAGGCTGAAATCGATCGTCACCAACACTTGCTGACCGGAAACGAAGGCAGCGAGGAAAACCCATACCTGATTCACCAGGAACTGGGTGACCTGATGACGCGTGTGGCGACCGTGGTTCGCAAGAATGACCAGTTGACCGAAGCTTTGGTCAAGGTCGACGAACTGCACAAACGTGCGATGAAGGTCAACCTGTCAGACACCGGCGGATGGACCAACCAAAACGTGCTGTTCGCCAAAGCCCTGCAGGACATGTTCCCGCTGGCCAAATGCATCCTGAAGGGTGCACTGCAACGTGACGAATGCCGCGGTGCCCACTACAAACCTGAATTCCAAAAACCACCGCTGACCGCCGAAGACCCGGCCGAACGTCGCCGGCAAGCCGAAGCGTGGTGTGACGAATTCGAAGCCAACAACGAACGTTACTTGAAGAGTACGATCGCGACTTGGAACGCCGACACAATGCAACCCGACTTGACTTACGAAGACGTCGACACGTCATCGATCCCGCCGCGGCCTCGGCTGTACGGCTTGGTCGGTGCGGACATCATCGAAGAAGTCTGGCAGGAACGTGCCAAGGCGAAAGCCGAAGCGGGTCAGTACGCCACGACCTGATTCGACAACCGACTTCAGTTCAACTTATTCATCTCAGTCAGTCACTCGTTTATATCGTTTCAGGATCGCCGGATGATCGCCCAGGAACCGACGCTGAAAAATCGACCGGAATTCATCAACGTCCGTATCAAACGTCAAAACGGACCCGGGCAGGAACCGTACTGGGAACTGCACAAGATCAAGTACGAACCGGAAATGAACGTGATCAGCGTTCTGCAACGGATCGCCGCCCAGGCGACGACTGTTGACGGTAAACACGTCACCCCGGTGACATGGGACTGTGGATGCTTGGAAGAAGTCTGTGGCGCCTGCACGATGGTCGTCAACGGACGTGTCCGGCAAAGCTGTAGTGCCTTGGTCGATCGGTTGCTGTCCGATAACCCGGACGAAATCGTCTTGGAACCGATGTCCAAGTTCCCCGTCATTCGCGACCTGATGGTCGATCGGGAACGACTGTTCCGCGGGCTGCAACGCGTCAAAGGTTGGGTGCCGGTCGACAGCTATTACGACATGGGGCCGGGTGAACGCCAACTGCGCGACACCCAGGAACAGAACTATCCGCTCAGCCAGTGCATGAGCTGCGGATGTTGCCTGGAAGCATGCCCGCAGTTCTTGAAGATCGAAGTGCCACGCAAGGAAGGCGAAACCGACGAGCAGTACGAAGCACGCAAGTACGCCGAGTACGACAAGGGATTCGTCGGTGCGAATGCGATTTCACAGGTGATGTTGTTCAACAACCACCCGACCGGAAAAGCACTTGCCAAGGAACGCTTGGACGCATTGACCGGGCCGGGCGGTATCGCGGCTTGTGGAAACGCACAAAACTGCGTCGCGGTTTGTCCGAAAGAAATCCCGCTGACCACGTCGATCGCGCGTGCCGGACGTGCGACCACGGTCCACGCGATCAAGAAGTGGTTCGAGCGCTAATTGCTGACCACGGGCGACGTGAATCAATAGACCGGCCGATTCCCAGGCGGCTTCATCCAGAAAACGGGTGAAGCCGGTCACGGAAATTCGCCGGTCTTTTTTTGCGCACCGGTGGTTGGGCAACGCCGTTTGGAAAACGGCGTCAACAAAGCCTCTGAACGGTATCGACCTAGACCGACGCCAGTGTCGGCGTGCTGTGGACCA
The nucleotide sequence above comes from Crateriforma spongiae. Encoded proteins:
- a CDS encoding GntP family permease, with amino-acid sequence MHVWWLVAIAVVAVLTAILFFRLHAFLTLLLAGWLVGLLTLPAALQDYAANEVAKGKMTSQQADAFVQSSAADRLVHAFGETAGKVGVLIALAGVIGSLLMASGAASVIVDAMLRLTGPKRAPEAMAASSFVLGVPVFFDTVFYLMVPLAQSLRRKVGKDYVLFLLAILAGGSIAHSLVPPTPGPLQVAEIIGVDVGTMLLAGLGIGSVTSVLSLAAARTINRFVEIPLPETATTESQDAEQALGENASGNRPSLVLALLPIVVPVVLIATGSTVAYLAQSSSSPTGGWVKFVDNLCDKNVALAIGCALSFLLMRYCDPKEKNKLVATSLAAAGSIILITAAGGAFGAMLRQAGIAGAVAGLAEGVPGLMILPLAFIVTVAIRTLQGSATVAMITAAGVMQGFAAEGTLPFHPVYLAMAIGAGSKPVSWMTDSAFWVITRMSGMTEAQGLKVISPMSTAMGLAALLVTVSFAYFLPMAG
- a CDS encoding succinate dehydrogenase cytochrome b558 subunit, with translation MNTVFQPNSKNVSDAAVSEVSFFEKHEFAIRRIHSLLGLVPLGAYMCVHLTTNASLLNGVATFQRAVFLIHSLGSVLPLVEWGFIFLPLLFHAILGVWIIYTGKTNSSQYRFTANKRYTWQRWTGMIAFVFLMVHVLHLHGWFHAEPWLALMQPLGLAGFKPYNAASTLIMQMDGFIWPTFYLLGVLATIYHLANGIWTAGITWGLWISPQAQERATKLCVAFGLVLTVLGTGAWWAAVSPSVEEAKEARVIEDEMYEANLKGGLVYENDEKRIPADKVLGEPHDAASDDESEDSADAQAMLLP
- the sdhA gene encoding succinate dehydrogenase flavoprotein subunit: MAEKRVAVVGGGLAGLASVMKLTELGVKVDLFSLTPVKRSHSVCAQGGINSCNDQTRQLGDSEWKHFDDTVYGGDFLNHQPPVKEMAMWAPKVIDLMDRLGVPFNRTGEGFIDRRRFGGTLYKRTAFAGATTGQQLLYALDEQVRRQEAEGMVRKYEFWDFLRPILDEQGNCRGIVAQDMVSMEIRSFPADAAVMATGGCGLVYGRSTMSVFCNGSAASRCFQAGAKYANGEFIQVHPTAIPGADKLRLMSESARGEGGRVWVPRKAQDPRAPQEIPDSDRYYFLEERYPEYGNLVPRDIATREIFDICVNEGLSVEDDRMCVYLDLTHIPAAELDRKLGGILEIYEKFQGVDPRVEPMKIFPAVHYSMGGLWADYVKSSDGGLEPGAPENHMTNIPGLYAIGECDYHYHGGNRLGANSLLSCIFTGLFTGPSIVNYIDSQPHDAVSQELLDSARQAEIDRHQHLLTGNEGSEENPYLIHQELGDLMTRVATVVRKNDQLTEALVKVDELHKRAMKVNLSDTGGWTNQNVLFAKALQDMFPLAKCILKGALQRDECRGAHYKPEFQKPPLTAEDPAERRRQAEAWCDEFEANNERYLKSTIATWNADTMQPDLTYEDVDTSSIPPRPRLYGLVGADIIEEVWQERAKAKAEAGQYATT
- the sdhB gene encoding succinate dehydrogenase iron-sulfur subunit, translated to MIAQEPTLKNRPEFINVRIKRQNGPGQEPYWELHKIKYEPEMNVISVLQRIAAQATTVDGKHVTPVTWDCGCLEEVCGACTMVVNGRVRQSCSALVDRLLSDNPDEIVLEPMSKFPVIRDLMVDRERLFRGLQRVKGWVPVDSYYDMGPGERQLRDTQEQNYPLSQCMSCGCCLEACPQFLKIEVPRKEGETDEQYEARKYAEYDKGFVGANAISQVMLFNNHPTGKALAKERLDALTGPGGIAACGNAQNCVAVCPKEIPLTTSIARAGRATTVHAIKKWFER